The nucleotide window GACTTACACTTCCTTGTCACAGCCTAATCACAGAAGAATGTCAAGGCAGGAGCCCAAACATGGCAAGAATCTggatgcaggaactgaagcagaggtgaTGGAGAAATTCTATTCATTGGTGTGCTCCTCATCCATTACTTAGCTTCTGGCCCACACCTCTTGGGGGACAatacccacagtggactggggcACTCTACCTCAATCAgtgatcaagaaaatgcccacacagATAGACCTAAATGTCAACTTGataaaggcattttctccattcaGTTTCTCTCTTCTCGGATGTGTGTCCTAGTTTGTGTAATGTTGAACTAAACTAAGCCACAGGTATCTTTCCTATACATCTCATGCACTTCTGCCGTGGGCACATTACCCAGCATTGTCAGAGGCCTCCTTTATCAATCAGGAAGGTGAAAATCCTCCCACAGACTTGTTTACAGGCCAAGCTGATTGAgccattttctccattgagggtTTCTATTCTCAGATGACCCTAGATGAATCTAGTTGATAACCAACCAAAACCGGCTGAGTATTTAGAATGCCACAGTGTTTCAGCATTTTATGTGATTGTTATGATTGTCTTCCAACTATAGAACTTTTGCCTCTATATTCACTTTTTTTATGCCATTCATTTActttatgtgttcatgtgtgtgctttcttgcatgacaaaaacatttgtagaaggcagaagagagaaagagatcctTTAGATCAAGAGTAACAGGAACTTGTGAGCCCTCCACATGAATGCTGATCATCAAAATCCAATCTGCTGGAAGACTATATAAATAAAGTCAACCCTCTACTTCTTTGCACATGACAGGATCTTTACATGTGGCCTATATTGTCCTTAACATTGATGGCATTCTTTAGTTGCCCCTGAGATAGTATAGTATAGTTGCAGtggttcacacacacagtctcagatATTTCCCTTGGCTGCActaatgtttttctcattttttgcaGAACTCTGGTGATTGAGAAAGACTGTGGATATGAATGCAATAGTGAGTGTGATAAGAACCAGAAACCTATTACAGAGACTATCATCAATAAAGACGTGCACCCAGGAGTAAGAGTTCATCAAAGTCCAGTGCATGTAAAAAACATCATTTGTCATTCATCCTCACATGGGTATCTCAGAGAACAACCTAGAGGGATACGATCTGTATGTAAGGAAGCTATGGCAAAAGATTTTATACATCAGAAACATTGGAAACTCATTAGTCATTCTGAATCACTTCTGGAACTGGAAACTTCTCCTAAGGAGAAACCCTGCAAAAATCAACAATGTAATGAGACCTGTAGGAGTCTCTGTTTTGATCAGCCTCAGGAGAGAGCTCACACTGGAGATAAACTCAATGAGAATGACTTAACAAGACGCACATATGGCCAGAATGATGAAGGAATCAATAAAGAAGGGAGACCATTTGTATGTAAACTCTGTGAAGAATCAGTCATTCATTCCAGTAACTTTATCAGCCATGAAAAAAGTCATATTGGAGAGAAAAGGTACATTTGTAGTCAGTGTGGCAAAACATTTAGTTATGCAAAATGTTTTGAAAACCATGAAGTAACTCACAGTAGAGAGAAGCCTTGTGCTTGTAAACATTATGGAAAAGCCTTCACACAATACAGTTATCATAACAATAATGAAAGCAGTCATATTGGAAAGAATCCCTATGCATGTAGACATTGTGGGAAAACCTTCACCAGTTCCTCTTACCGAAACattcatgaaagaattcacactggagaaagGCCTTATGCATGTAACTACTGTGGAAAAGCTTTCACCAGTTCTGCTTATTGTAATattcatgaaagaattcacaGTGGAGAAAAGCCTTATGTCTGTAAGCATTGTGGAAAAGCCTTCAGTGACCTAAGTCGCCGTAGCAGACATGAACGGAGTCACACTGGAGAGAATCCTTATGCATGTAAGTtttgtgggaaagccttcagtgACTCCAGTCGTCGTAACAGGCATGAAAGGATTCACACAGGAGAGAAGCCTTATACATGTAAGTATTGTGGGAAAACTTTCACTAATTTTAGTTCATGTAAAGGTCATGAAagagttcacactggagagaagccttatgTGTGTAAGCATTGTGGAAAAGCATTTACCCGCTCCAATCAGCTGCAGGCTCATGAAagagttcacactggagagaagccttatgCATGTAAACATTGTGGAAAAACCTTCAAAACTTCTACTTGTCGAAACTTGCATGAAaaaattcacactggagagaaagacTTTGTCTGTAAAACATGTGGGAAACTGTTCATTCAGTCTAGTGATCTTAACAAGCACGAAAGAGTTCACTCCAAAGACAAGCCCTATGCATGTACACATTGTGGAAAATCCTTCAGTGACTCCAGTAGTCGTTACAGACATGAAAGGCGTCACACTTGAGAAAAGCCTTATGTGTGGAAGCCTTGTTGAAAAACCAATTTCAGTTTGTGTAAGACTTCTGAAAGActccatactggagagaagcctcaTGATGTGAGCATTGTGGAACAGCCTTCACCCACTACAGTCATCTGAACATTCATGAAATGATTTACACTAGAGACAAGCCTAACTCATGGAAACATTGTGGAAAAACTTTCAACACTTCTGCTTGGTCTAACTTGCATGAAAGAAatcacactggagagaaatctCCTGGGTTTAAAACATGTAGGTTCATTTAGTCTAGTGATTTTAAAAGCCATGAAAGAGTTAACTCAAAAAACAGGCCTTATGCATGTAAGAATTGTCAAAAAGCCTTCAGCTGCTCTGGTCATCTTACCAGACATGAAATGCTTCACACTAGTTGGTAGCCTAATGCTGCTGGTTAGCACTGTGGATAACCTTCATTATTTCCACTTTGCCCAAGAGTAATAAAAACGTTCACATTGGAGAGAAACCCTCTGTTCATAAACATTTGGAAAACTATTTCTTTGTTCTTACTTTATCAAATATAAACTATCTCACATTGGTGAGGAACCTTACCAATATTAGCAGTGTGGGAAAAGCCTTCACCACTTTCAGTTTCTGTAACCCTCATGTAAGAATTTACACAGGAAAGAGGTCtaatgcatgtatgtattcaaATATTGTCAAAAGCCTTCATAAGTTTCTGTTTCCATGAAGTTCTAAGAATCTACCCTAGAGACAGATCTTACATGTATAATCACATAATCCTTTAGCAGCCGTAGTTCTTACTATATTCATTTTTTCCCCCACTGGGGAaagctttttatgtttttaacaaATGTGGGGAAAAtgttcacaatttttaaaaaccctatCCTCTTAAACAATCTGTTCCTGAATTTCCATGTTTCAGACCTATGGTCAAACCCAAAATGATCTCACAGTGAAAGCTGCAATGTGCAGACTTTGTGACAGTGCATTGGTCAAATTGCTTCCGTTGTGAGATATGGAAGAAGAATGTGATTGGAACATGAGATGCCTCAGCTAGTAATGGTTCTTGCCAGAAGATGCGATTATCTCAATTCCCTCATTGGATCTTGCATGGTGGAAATAGAGACCcagttcctgaaagttgtctccTGAGAATCAAATGCATGCTTCCTaatgaacacagaaagaaaaatacaaatgagtAAAGAAtgatatgttcatagcagtaaaGGCATAACTGACAAATACAGTGTTTTAATTTGGAAAGATACAGATTGTGAGACCTGCAAAAGTGTAATGTTAATGCCCAATATTTTGCTATATGTAGCATGCAAACCACTTGCATTATGAACAGTACCTGTATttcgttgttgtttttggtttttggttctgtttttaacTGTGGCTATGGCAGTAGCTTTGAAAGCAGGTATAGTACTGGTGTGCTTGGGAACTTTGTTCTCATTGGTGGAACAGTTTGAGGACAATTAGACAGTATGGCCTGTGGTGAATATCTGTCACTCTCAGCGAGTTTGAGATTTCAAGACAAGACACTCCTAGTctactccctctgcctcctgattgtaTATTATCATGTGAGTCCTGACATCAGGCCTTTACTCCTCCTGAAGAGATCCTGACACTCTGCAGCGTCAATCCCATTGTAACACTTCCTTCTAAACGTTTTTCTACTAGTTGGAATTTATCAGAGCTATGAAAAGGAAATTCAGATATCCACCTTTGGGTTTAAAAAGAACCAAATCcaagcacacgcctttaatcccagcacttacgaggcagaggcaggtggatctctgtgagtttgagctcagtttggtctacaagagctagttctaggacaggttccaaagctacagagaaaccctgtctcaaaaaactaaaggaaaaaaaagaaaaaatatccagTAAGAAATTTTCATTGCAAAACTGAAAAATATGATtgtcattttaaatgaaataacagTTGTGAAACTTTTTCATATACTTAAATCTTAAGTCAACAATAAATGAAATACTTTCTGGCAGTTAGTCCAAAGGCTTTAGAAACAAACAGCTTGAAAGAAGTACATTCACATATTGAGCATTTTTATTATTGGCCCATTTCTATACAGGAGATTTACTTTGCATTATGTTTTCCTTAAGACAAGGTATGGTTTTTGTGTTTACTTCAGTTTATCTCGTATctaaagatttggagctaggatttatctttctgagtctggcttagcACACGTTTTGTAGTTGATTCCATTTGCCAAACCATTTTCTGATTTAAgattttgggtgtgtgtgcatgaatagTATGCCATTGGTAACTGGGAGAGAGACTAGAGAGGAGAGTAGCTGGATGTGAttgagaggaaggggaaaattTGAAAACCGTGGAGGAGGAGATTCTAATTAGAGATAAAATGAATACAGCCAATATGGGAGAAGAATGAAGATCTAATGCCAATATTGTTTGGTAATGGTTAAGAAGTAGTTATTTTGGAGCCAGGgagttgtggcacacgcctttaatcccagtacttgggaggcagaggcaggcagatctctttgagttcgaggccagtctggtctgcaagagctagttccaggacaggctccaaagctacatagaaaccttgtctcgaaaaaccaaaaataaaacaataataaaaagtaattttgtaTATATGCAAAATTTTATGTCTTGTACTGTGATATATATACACCTTGTATAGTGTAATTATACAAtatctattataaataataatgttaTGTTATACTTGTGTATAATGCAGGTGTCAATACAAGAGTATGTACATACTCGTggatatacaaacacacacagatacatattaaatgaaattatatcaCTTGGCATGACAGTCCCTTCCCCCAGGAACcctatattaataaaaacaacagcaCCAGGCATAAGAAATCTTCATTTGCATTGTTCATGATGGTCCATGTAATTCCCCAAGCAGTTTAAGTAATACTCTTTTCTTTGGTCATCTTTGAGAGGTTGAGGGTAACTCGTATTTGCCGACACATTCCATACTTGGAATTCAGGACTGGGAAAGGTTGAGCTGGATCTAACACCAAAATCACCTTCGTTAGTCTGTCATAGTCATAGATGCAATTCAGTTTGCCAAGTGAGAGAAGTAGTCAATAGCCCTCCCCAACTGTGACTTTTGTTGTGGATtgcatgagaatggcccccaaaggccCCTATATTTGAGTGGTTTTTTACCAGTTAGTGGAACTGGTGGGAAAGATTAGAAGATGTCACCTCATTGCAGAGCATTAGTCACCGGGATGGCTTTCAGGCTTCAGTGCTGACATTGTTCCAAGATAGCTCTTACTCTCTGGCTCCAGCTTTCAGATCTTTTTAGCTAGTATCCATTGCTATGCTTGCCTATCTGTGCCATATTACCTGTGATGATAATTATGGGCTCTATTCTCTAGAACCATgagtgtttaaaaatgttttctttcctaagttATTTTGGTCATGAAATAGGAAATAGCAATAGGAAAATAACAACCCAATGAACCCAAACAGTGATCAGTCTGGCAAGATATCAACACAGGCACAATAGTGTCATCCCTGTCTTGTTGGTGACGAGCTACTGTATAACTTATATTTAGGCCTGTCCAACAGGAAGGAAATTGTGCCAGTACTAGAAATGTAACCAATGAATGAGGGTAGTGATATTACGGATTTTAGAGGACCTACTTCTGCCAGCATAATTCCTGAgtcttaaaacttatttttatactCATAGAATTATAGCCCATACCATTTCTTAGATAATTTCTCTAGAGCAAGCAGACAGTTCCAGCCTTGTTTCATTCTTTCCTCTTGCATTTTGAGGAAAGGGGGATGCAGATTTGGATACTTTCTATTTTTACAGTGATATAATCAATAAAAGTTGTGTCTGTTCCTCCTCATTCTTAGTTCCTTCCTGTTGCctagagactgcttgttcatttcctagaCGCTCAGACTCCCAAATTGATCACAGAGAAATCGGTATTAATTggaatattgtttggccaatagcttaagcgtattccCAGCTAGCTCCTAGATcccaaactaacccatctccattaatctgtgcatcaccacaaggtcgtgacCTACCGGACTCCAGGGTAAGCATGAGTCCCCAgaggctgcatggcttctcactgactctgccttctttctcccagcattcagtttagagttcctgcctagctctattctgctaagtcactggccaaaacaaatttattcattaactaataaaagcaacgcatagacaaaaggacttcccGCACCTCTTACCAATTTCTTCTTACCTCATATTTTCACCTAGTTTGTTGACAAGatcttaaaagtttgtttttattgagctatataaaTTTTTAGTCTTGTTTATTGAAAGGATGGGTTAATTGTATGTAATACCAAGTCTCAACACAAAGAATGCATGCACATTAATCCCTCTGTTGTGCTATTGATGACTAACAGACAATTCCATTCCCTGGTGTACACTGTGAACAAAGTGTTGTCATGCAACTAAGGAAGATTGTAAGCATGATAGAAATAAGgtcagaagccgggcggtggtggcgcacgcctttaatccccgcactcgggaggcagaggcaggcggatctctgtgagttcgagaccagcctggtctacaagagctagttccaggacaggaaacaaaaactacggagaaaccctgtctcgaaaaaaaacaaaaaagaaataaggtcAGAAAAGTTGTCCTTTAGGGGTTGCACTGACTACAAACTATCTCTCTTCATACTGATGTTAAAATCATCAAATAGTAACCACTTATTGAtattagtgtttaaaagaattatCCATGACATCTAAATAGTAATCCTTATGATTATATTAGACTTGTAGATTAGTGTTCAGTCATTTAATAATAGTATCCCCATACAATGGAGCTAAAGAAGGGAACACTAGACCTCCGGAGTGGGTTCTTTTGCCTCACAGCCATTTCAGCTTACATAGCCAACTTAATTTACCCTGTTTTCAAATATTGTGGCCAGATTTACATTTTCCCCAGTCATTCCAGATTCAATAAAGTATTAATGACCTATCTGCTAGAACAAATTGCATTTTGTCTTAGAAAAAGTCAAGTTTAAACCCTGGCAGTAAAGGTTCCTTGTGGATTTGTACTTTCTGACTGGGAACCTGGATGAGTACAGTAAATCTGTGTTTCAGTGGATATCCTGCTGTTCTAATTCTCAATAAGCCTTTGGGCCTTGGTTATAGCCAACTTAACTGGAATCAACCAATGCAATAACTCATTTGCATTGTAGTCTCTTTGTAATATTCAAACTGCCTCAGTTACTGTTAAGTTTACTGGGTCTCAGATAGGCAGGAGATCGTAGTCTCCAACCTTTGCAACTATTGACACCTGTGATGTGATATTTGGGGtgctattaattattttataatatcttaAAATGTTACTTATTTCTATAAAGCAAATATAACTTTGATCCTGAAGACTAGTTTTTATTGAGATATGAGTTAACACTGTTACAGAAATTTCAACAGTAATTTATGttgagaaatttttaattttctttcatttatggcAATTCTTATAAGTAATAAGTCAAATCTATATCATTTTGGTATAACTGGATAATATACACAGTAATTTCATGTTGGATGAAATGCtatgtattacttttaaaaaatatttttataaaatgctttaattttatttttcatgtatatggatgtttgACCTGCATATTTGTGCCTCATGTGCATATATTGTGCTCGTGGAGGCCAACTTTGCTCTTTctctataaaataccattttctTTATGAGGTTGATAGGACATACAACAACAACCAAGAGTCACATTTAAAATCTAAATATGCTTATTCTATACAAATAAAATTGTCTATTCTGATAAGTACTCTAATAGTAATAATTAGTATCTCATAGTTATAAGATACCTTGTCGTATCAATTTATAAGATTTAACTTAACTTATAACAATAGAAAATATGGTTGATGACCTGTCTACATGAGCTCTCCTCTTTAATACATTTTCCCAAGTTTGATTATGTCCAATTTAAAGTAacgaaaaaaattaaaggaagtcCCAAGATGATGTCTGTTCAGCCTCCTTAAAGTCTTCCCAAAAGTTTAAGCTTTATGTCTTTGACATCCAAGGTTTTCTACTTAGATTACAGTCATATCTTTAAAAGGACAAGTTTCCGATTAAGGATTGTTAATGCTAGTAAAATGTGATCTAAGATCTAATCAGCAGCCTAATCTAAAAGTGAAAATTgatatttctttgtctttaagaTGACCTTCCTAATACTGattcatatatgtattatatgcatgttcttgtaattttatatttttcattgtacAACTTGGCTTATAATTAACtgctattttaattaaatatgccAAATTGACCTATATTTCTTTTATAGTGTAATTTAAGCCTATTTAGTAAAAGTTAGATGGAACATCACTCAATATGGTATGTGGTTGGTCATCCTCTCAGCCCTGAGTTTATAAGTTTAAAATGTCCTTGCTTCTCCCTAGACAGAATACCTTCTATACCAGGGCCCATCTTCATTATCATGAGCAAGGCTCTCATCTTGGAAAGGATTCTTTAGTCTCTGCCTTTCCTAAAATGTAAAGAC belongs to Microtus pennsylvanicus isolate mMicPen1 chromosome 8, mMicPen1.hap1, whole genome shotgun sequence and includes:
- the LOC142856568 gene encoding uncharacterized protein LOC142856568 encodes the protein MSEMEPVTSEDVAVNFTVEEWALLDSTQKKLYSAVMEETFLNLIFIEKALEENIEEDYKDLSRNTRTLVIEKDCGYECNSECDKNQKPITETIINKDVHPGVRVHQSPVHVKNIICHSSSHGYLREQPRGIRSVCKEAMAKDFIHQKHWKLISHSESLLELETSPKEKPCKNQQCNETCRSLCFDQPQERAHTGDKLNENDLTRRTYGQNDEGINKEGRPFVCKLCEESVIHSSNFISHEKSHIGEKRYICSQCGKTFSYAKCFENHEVTHSREKPCACKHYGKAFTQYSYHNNNESSHIGKNPYACRHCGKTFTSSSYRNIHERIHTGERPYACNYCGKAFTSSAYCNIHERIHSGEKPYVCKHCGKAFSDLSRRSRHERSHTGENPYACKFCGKAFSDSSRRNRHERIHTGEKPYTCKYCGKTFTNFSSCKGHERVHTGEKPYVCKHCGKAFTRSNQLQAHERVHTGEKPYACKHCGKTFKTSTCRNLHEKIHTGEKDFVCKTCGKLFIQSSDLNKHERVHSKDKPYACTHCGKSFSDSSSRYRHERRHT